A DNA window from Acidimicrobiales bacterium contains the following coding sequences:
- a CDS encoding histidine phosphatase family protein, translated as MILVRHAKPLVDPTIPPAEWDLADGAREAATELGSRLRGTRVLASTERKAIATAEALGLGPVRTSEAFCEVGRPWYDDGDAMARDAQRWFAGERVDGWEPFADAVHRFGSAVDGQSVVVTHGTVMTAWLLSRGVLTEPFAFWRDLRMPDAWELGPTLMRCP; from the coding sequence GTGATCCTCGTCCGCCACGCCAAGCCCCTCGTCGACCCGACGATCCCGCCGGCGGAGTGGGACTTGGCCGATGGGGCCCGTGAGGCCGCGACGGAACTCGGCTCCCGCCTCCGCGGGACGCGGGTACTCGCCAGCACCGAGCGCAAGGCAATCGCGACCGCCGAGGCGCTCGGACTCGGGCCGGTCAGGACGTCGGAGGCGTTCTGCGAGGTGGGGCGGCCGTGGTACGACGACGGCGACGCCATGGCGCGGGATGCCCAGCGGTGGTTCGCCGGCGAGCGCGTCGACGGATGGGAGCCATTCGCCGATGCAGTGCACCGCTTCGGCAGCGCCGTCGACGGGCAGTCCGTCGTGGTCACGCACGGCACGGTGATGACCGCGTGGCTGCTGTCCCGGGGCGTGCTCACCGAGCCGTTCGCGTTTTGGCGCGACCTGCGCATGCCGGATGCCTGGGAACTCGGTCCTACGCTGATGCGGTGTCCGTAG
- a CDS encoding FAD-binding oxidoreductase, with translation MSVVDQLLARLEADRVVTDADVMDQYRHDRALTATAGKPLAVVRARSIDDVVATLEIASATKTPVVTRGAGTGLAGGANAVDGCIVLSTALMNRILSIDVAQRSATVEPGVLNGDLAAAVAEHGLWYAPDPSSRAICSIGGNVATNAGGACCVKYGVTGDHVAALKAVLADGSIIETGSVCRKNVAGLDLTKLLVGSEGTLAVVVEVTVRLRPAPKPPATLVAVFPTAETAGEAVLAIDKVAEFSLVEMMDRTTIRAVEAHLRMGLDTDAGALLIVQSDSASAGDDVARAEAACTAAGATFTAATTDAEEGAAFLHARHSSIPALEA, from the coding sequence GTGTCCGTAGTCGACCAACTCCTGGCGCGGCTCGAAGCCGACCGCGTCGTCACCGATGCGGACGTGATGGACCAGTACCGCCACGACCGTGCGCTCACCGCCACGGCGGGCAAGCCGCTGGCGGTCGTGCGGGCGCGTTCGATCGACGACGTGGTGGCCACGCTCGAGATCGCGAGCGCCACAAAAACGCCGGTGGTCACGCGCGGCGCGGGCACGGGGCTCGCCGGCGGGGCCAATGCCGTCGACGGTTGCATCGTGCTGTCGACGGCGTTGATGAACCGGATCCTGTCGATCGACGTCGCGCAGCGCTCGGCGACCGTGGAACCTGGCGTGCTCAACGGCGACCTCGCGGCGGCCGTCGCCGAGCACGGCCTGTGGTATGCGCCCGACCCTTCTTCGCGTGCGATCTGTTCGATCGGCGGCAACGTCGCCACCAACGCCGGCGGCGCCTGCTGCGTGAAATACGGCGTGACCGGCGACCACGTCGCCGCGCTGAAAGCGGTGCTGGCCGACGGTTCGATCATCGAGACCGGGTCCGTGTGTCGCAAGAACGTCGCCGGGCTCGACCTCACCAAGCTGCTCGTCGGAAGTGAAGGCACCCTCGCCGTCGTCGTGGAGGTAACCGTGCGCCTGCGGCCGGCGCCCAAACCGCCGGCAACGCTCGTCGCCGTATTCCCGACGGCAGAGACCGCAGGCGAAGCCGTGCTGGCAATCGACAAGGTCGCGGAGTTCTCGCTTGTCGAGATGATGGACCGCACGACGATCCGCGCCGTCGAAGCCCACCTGCGCATGGGCCTCGACACCGACGCCGGCGCGCTGCTGATCGTGCAGTCCGACAGCGCGTCGGCGGGCGACGACGTCGCGCGCGCCGAAGCCGCCTGCACCGCCGCCGGCGCCACCTTTACCGCGGCGACCACCGACGCCGAGGAGGGCGCGGCATTCCTGCACGCCCGCCACTCGTCGATCCCGGCGCTCGAGGC
- the uppS gene encoding polyprenyl diphosphate synthase, with amino-acid sequence MPTNIPKGIDKKRIPRHVACVMDGNGRWATKRGLPRTEGHAAGEEALFDTVEGALDLGLDWLTVYAFSTENWKRPVDEVRYLMGFNERILTDRRDELHGRDVRITFAGRRDWRVPKRLLKRMDEAVELTKNNKAMTLTIAFNYGGRAEIVDAVRQIAAEKIKPEKIDEKTIRERLYVKGMPDPDLVVRTSGEFRISNFLLWELAYSELVFTDVLWPDFRREHLFDAVREYQNRERLFGGAR; translated from the coding sequence GTGCCGACGAACATCCCCAAGGGAATCGACAAGAAGCGGATTCCCCGCCACGTCGCGTGTGTGATGGACGGCAACGGGCGGTGGGCGACCAAGCGTGGGTTGCCGCGCACCGAGGGCCACGCCGCGGGCGAAGAGGCGTTGTTCGACACCGTCGAAGGCGCGCTCGACCTCGGGCTCGACTGGCTGACGGTGTACGCATTCTCGACGGAGAACTGGAAGCGCCCCGTCGACGAGGTCCGCTACCTCATGGGGTTCAACGAACGCATCCTGACGGACCGTCGCGACGAGTTGCACGGCCGCGACGTCCGCATCACCTTCGCCGGCCGGCGCGACTGGCGGGTGCCGAAGCGGCTGCTGAAGCGAATGGACGAGGCCGTCGAGCTCACGAAGAACAACAAGGCGATGACCCTCACGATCGCGTTCAACTACGGCGGGCGCGCTGAGATCGTCGACGCGGTGCGTCAAATCGCCGCCGAGAAAATCAAGCCGGAGAAGATCGACGAGAAGACGATCCGCGAGCGCCTCTACGTGAAGGGCATGCCCGATCCGGATCTCGTCGTGCGCACGTCCGGCGAGTTCCGTATCAGCAACTTCCTGCTGTGGGAGTTGGCCTACAGCGAGCTGGTGTTCACCGACGTCCTGTGGCCTGACTTCCGCCGCGAGCATCTCTTCGACGCCGTGCGCGAGTACCAGAATCGCGAGCGTCTCTTCGGGGGCGCGCGCTGA
- a CDS encoding response regulator produces MSDATNRQPTAVICDDDAMSRQIARAVFEKAGFRVLAGVGTALEALDMVLDHHPDVLLLDLVMPGMSGEEILPSIKASSPETQVVIYSSYDPTYAVKSGAMFVVSKGQHGKLESTIERLAETPHPIAG; encoded by the coding sequence ATGTCTGACGCGACCAATCGGCAACCCACAGCCGTCATCTGTGACGACGACGCAATGAGTCGTCAGATCGCGCGGGCGGTGTTCGAGAAGGCCGGCTTCCGCGTCCTCGCGGGCGTCGGTACTGCGCTCGAAGCCCTCGACATGGTCCTCGACCATCATCCTGACGTCCTGCTGCTCGACTTGGTCATGCCCGGCATGTCCGGCGAGGAGATCCTGCCCTCGATCAAGGCGAGTTCGCCCGAGACGCAGGTGGTCATCTACTCGTCTTACGACCCGACGTACGCCGTCAAGAGCGGTGCCATGTTCGTCGTGTCGAAGGGCCAGCACGGGAAGCTCGAGTCGACGATCGAGCGGTTGGCGGAGACTCCTCACCCCATCGCCGGCTGA
- the recO gene encoding DNA repair protein RecO encodes MRSYSDRAVVLRTVPLGEADRIVTLMTENHGRVRAVAKGIRRTTSKFGSRLEPTTHVSLQLYLGRELDTITQAETISQLGNIRDDLHRFGRANVMLETVDQVALEREPNNALYRMLVGALAELDRDDAPLVLAGFLLKLLALEGFQPQLDECVACGGVSNLVAFDLDDGGLRCVDDRRGLAVDYEAIFLMRRMLGGDLAGALREPESPATAEAEAVAVGLVEHHIERRLRAARTRL; translated from the coding sequence ATCCGGAGCTACTCCGATCGTGCGGTCGTCCTGCGGACGGTGCCGCTCGGCGAGGCCGACCGCATCGTCACGCTGATGACCGAGAATCATGGCCGCGTGCGCGCCGTGGCCAAGGGCATCCGCCGCACCACCTCGAAGTTCGGTTCGCGCCTCGAACCGACGACGCACGTGTCGCTCCAGCTGTACCTCGGACGCGAGCTCGACACGATCACCCAGGCCGAGACCATCTCGCAGCTCGGCAACATTCGCGACGACCTTCACCGCTTCGGGCGTGCCAACGTGATGCTGGAGACGGTCGACCAGGTGGCGCTCGAACGCGAGCCCAACAATGCGCTGTACCGGATGCTCGTCGGTGCGCTGGCGGAACTCGATCGCGACGACGCGCCGCTCGTGTTGGCCGGCTTCCTCCTCAAGCTGCTGGCGCTCGAAGGCTTCCAACCGCAGCTCGACGAGTGCGTCGCCTGCGGTGGTGTGTCGAACCTCGTGGCCTTCGACCTCGACGACGGCGGCCTGCGCTGCGTCGACGACCGCCGCGGCCTCGCCGTCGACTACGAAGCCATCTTCCTCATGCGCCGGATGCTCGGCGGCGACCTCGCCGGCGCCCTGCGTGAACCGGAGTCACCGGCGACGGCCGAAGCCGAGGCCGTCGCCGTCGGCCTCGTCGAGCACCACATCGAAAGGCGTTTACGGGCGGCACGCACTCGTCTGTAA
- a CDS encoding glycine--tRNA ligase, whose translation MEQVVNLCKRRGFVFPSAEIYGGFRSTYDYGPLGVLMLRNVRDAWWRDMVQTRTDVVGIEASILSPPAIWEASGHLKTFTDPLVDCKNCQSRFREDQLPEDRVCPSCGAKDNFTEAKPFHLMFKTHAGPVENEGAIAYLRPETAQGMFVNFANVMTTSRLKPPFGIAQIGKSFRNEITPGNFVFRTREFEQMEMEFFVPPAEADKWFAYWVQKRYEWYLDLGMSSESLRLRPHDAEELSHYSSGTTDVEYDFPWGWGELEGIANRGNYDLTQHSQHSGEKLEYFDQASGERYTPHVIEPAAGATRTMMAFLIDAYTEDEMDGEKRTLLRLHPRLAPYKVAVLPLSKKDTLTPLAKDIHAQLAQNWMVDYDETQSIGRRYRRQDEVGTPLCVTVDFDSLEDNAVTIRDRDTAEQVRVPIAEIVPAVRDKLGF comes from the coding sequence ATGGAGCAAGTCGTCAACCTGTGCAAGCGGCGCGGGTTCGTCTTCCCCTCGGCGGAGATCTACGGAGGCTTCCGGTCGACCTACGACTACGGCCCTCTGGGCGTGCTCATGTTGCGCAACGTGCGCGACGCGTGGTGGCGCGACATGGTCCAGACGCGTACCGACGTCGTCGGCATCGAGGCGTCGATCCTGTCGCCGCCGGCGATCTGGGAGGCGAGCGGCCACCTCAAGACGTTCACCGACCCGCTCGTCGACTGCAAGAACTGCCAGTCACGCTTCCGCGAGGATCAGCTGCCCGAGGACCGCGTCTGTCCGAGCTGCGGCGCCAAGGACAACTTCACCGAAGCCAAGCCCTTCCACCTGATGTTCAAGACCCATGCCGGGCCGGTCGAGAACGAGGGCGCGATCGCCTACCTGCGTCCGGAAACCGCGCAGGGCATGTTCGTCAACTTCGCCAACGTGATGACGACGTCGCGGCTGAAGCCGCCTTTCGGCATCGCCCAGATCGGCAAGTCGTTCCGCAACGAGATCACCCCCGGCAACTTCGTGTTCCGCACGCGCGAGTTCGAGCAGATGGAGATGGAGTTCTTCGTCCCGCCCGCCGAGGCCGACAAGTGGTTCGCGTACTGGGTGCAGAAGCGTTACGAGTGGTACCTCGACCTGGGCATGTCGTCGGAATCGTTGCGGCTGCGGCCCCACGATGCCGAGGAGCTGTCCCACTACTCGTCAGGCACAACCGACGTCGAATACGACTTCCCGTGGGGGTGGGGCGAGCTCGAGGGCATCGCCAACCGCGGCAACTACGACCTCACGCAGCACTCGCAGCACTCGGGCGAGAAACTCGAGTATTTCGACCAGGCCAGCGGCGAGCGCTACACCCCGCACGTCATCGAGCCGGCGGCCGGCGCCACCCGCACGATGATGGCGTTTCTCATCGACGCCTACACCGAAGACGAGATGGACGGCGAGAAGCGCACGCTGCTGCGGCTGCATCCGCGCCTCGCGCCCTACAAGGTCGCAGTGCTGCCGCTGTCGAAGAAGGACACGCTGACGCCGCTGGCCAAGGACATCCATGCTCAGCTCGCGCAGAACTGGATGGTCGACTACGACGAGACGCAGTCCATCGGCCGTCGCTACCGCCGCCAGGACGAGGTGGGCACGCCGCTGTGCGTCACGGTCGACTTCGACTCGCTCGAGGACAACGCCGTCACCATTCGCGACCGCGATACCGCCGAGCAGGTGCGTGTCCCGATCGCGGAGATCGTTCCCGCCGTGCGCGACAAGCTGGGCTTTTGA